The Acetomicrobium sp. S15 = DSM 107314 genome window below encodes:
- a CDS encoding purine-nucleoside phosphorylase — MEVKQRVDEALEYIKKNVTAIPKAAVVLGSGLGRIADEMSDSAVIPYEAIPHWPRSTAPGHAGRLVIGRLGGELVVLMQGRAHYYEGYSMEEVTFPVRVFGRWSIPVYIATNASGGIHYGLRPGDLVLVCDHINFMGANPLRGPNDEEWGPRFPDMTYAYDQRLLHLAGEVAAKEGILVKRGVYIAFPGPSYETPAEIRMARAMGADIVGMSTVPEVIVANHMGMKVCAVSCVANYAAGMEAKRLTHEEVLAATEEASLRMARLLRGLVEGL; from the coding sequence ATGGAGGTAAAACAACGCGTAGACGAGGCGTTAGAATACATCAAGAAAAACGTCACCGCCATACCAAAAGCCGCGGTCGTGTTGGGGTCAGGTTTAGGGAGGATAGCCGACGAGATGTCCGACTCCGCCGTAATTCCCTATGAAGCGATACCGCACTGGCCGCGCTCCACAGCCCCTGGGCATGCTGGCAGGCTCGTGATAGGTCGCCTCGGGGGGGAGCTGGTGGTGCTCATGCAAGGGCGCGCCCATTATTACGAAGGCTATTCGATGGAAGAGGTCACCTTCCCTGTGCGCGTCTTCGGCAGATGGAGTATCCCAGTTTATATAGCTACGAACGCTTCTGGAGGCATACATTACGGCCTTCGCCCCGGCGATTTGGTATTGGTGTGCGACCACATAAACTTTATGGGGGCAAATCCGCTGCGCGGCCCTAACGATGAAGAATGGGGGCCGCGCTTCCCGGATATGACATACGCTTATGACCAGCGCCTGTTGCATTTGGCGGGGGAGGTGGCCGCTAAGGAGGGTATACTGGTCAAAAGAGGGGTATACATAGCCTTTCCCGGCCCTTCTTACGAAACGCCCGCTGAGATACGCATGGCTCGCGCCATGGGAGCGGATATAGTAGGCATGTCCACGGTGCCAGAAGTGATCGTGGCCAACCACATGGGGATGAAGGTCTGCGCCGTCTCGTGCGTGGCTAACTACGCCGCAGGCATGGAGGCGAAGCGCCTCACCCACGAGGAGGTTTTGGCTGCGACAGAGGAAGCCTCCCTCAGGATGGCCAGGCTTCTGCGAGGTTTGGTCGAAGGCCTTTAG
- a CDS encoding HesA/MoeB/ThiF family protein, which produces MKDLAQALLKGCTKEKDRQVVSLDVCKALAEEKGIPLRDVELAALDAGIVPKRYERNIGTLGIAGQISLLRSRVAVVGCGGLGGWIVEVLGRVGVGELLIIDGDTFSENNLNRQLFCTEKNIGLPKVQAAAERLAVINSALLVVPINVLLTEENANRLLEGANLAIDALDNNSSRKVLFEACRRSGIPVVHGAIGGLSGEVGTIFPGDPTLFDALKGEVPDRGAEIVLGNPSFTPAVTAALQVAEAVKVITNIGTPLRASLLWIDLEEMEFQKLRL; this is translated from the coding sequence TTGAAAGATCTTGCGCAAGCCTTGTTAAAAGGATGCACAAAAGAGAAAGATCGTCAAGTAGTGAGCCTGGATGTGTGCAAGGCTCTCGCCGAAGAAAAGGGGATCCCTTTGCGCGATGTAGAACTCGCAGCGCTCGATGCTGGAATCGTTCCTAAGCGATACGAGCGAAACATAGGGACGCTTGGCATAGCTGGGCAGATCAGCCTGTTGAGATCGCGCGTTGCGGTGGTCGGTTGCGGAGGCCTCGGCGGTTGGATAGTTGAAGTTTTGGGACGAGTCGGAGTCGGAGAGCTTCTGATCATAGACGGCGACACCTTCTCTGAGAACAACTTGAACAGACAGCTTTTCTGCACCGAAAAAAATATTGGCCTACCGAAAGTCCAGGCAGCAGCCGAGCGTTTGGCTGTGATAAACAGTGCCCTGCTCGTCGTGCCTATAAATGTCCTCCTCACTGAAGAAAACGCCAATCGTCTGCTCGAAGGCGCAAACCTGGCCATCGACGCCCTCGATAACAACAGCTCCAGAAAGGTCCTGTTCGAAGCTTGCAGAAGGTCCGGGATACCGGTCGTTCACGGCGCAATAGGCGGCCTTTCAGGCGAAGTCGGGACCATATTCCCCGGAGACCCGACGCTATTCGACGCCCTAAAAGGCGAAGTCCCCGACAGAGGCGCTGAGATAGTCTTGGGCAACCCATCGTTTACGCCCGCGGTTACAGCCGCCCTCCAGGTGGCAGAGGCTGTGAAGGTGATAACGAACATAGGCACGCCGCTTCGGGCCTCCCTGCTGTGGATAGACTTAGAAGAGATGGAGTTTCAAAAGCTGCGCCTCTAA
- a CDS encoding sigma-70 family RNA polymerase sigma factor, which translates to MGQETYRPQEGDIESLFISYIPWVRSLARALAGRDSYLQDDLVQEGLMALYRAAQRYDPGRGPFSPFAHSCVRNAMISFLRKKALHRVEESFDEIEELATPSAPDDELCGAESQEMLKELIPVLSPMETAALDAYLQTGGIAQAAEVLGWDEKRVYNALQRVRNKVKALFVSH; encoded by the coding sequence ATGGGACAAGAGACGTACAGACCACAAGAAGGTGATATCGAGTCCCTTTTTATATCATATATTCCGTGGGTGAGGTCGCTCGCCAGGGCTTTGGCCGGCCGGGATTCATATCTGCAGGACGACCTCGTCCAAGAAGGCCTTATGGCCCTTTATAGGGCCGCGCAGCGCTACGATCCGGGAAGAGGGCCGTTCTCTCCCTTTGCGCATTCTTGCGTTCGCAATGCTATGATCTCGTTTTTGCGCAAGAAGGCCCTTCATCGTGTGGAGGAGAGCTTCGACGAGATAGAAGAGCTGGCCACGCCGTCAGCCCCGGACGACGAACTGTGCGGCGCGGAAAGTCAGGAGATGCTCAAGGAGCTCATCCCGGTGCTTTCACCCATGGAAACCGCTGCGCTCGATGCTTACTTGCAGACGGGAGGAATAGCGCAGGCGGCCGAGGTGCTTGGGTGGGACGAAAAGCGCGTATACAACGCCCTCCAGCGCGTCCGCAATAAGGTCAAAGCACTCTTCGTAAGCCACTGA
- the trmB gene encoding tRNA (guanosine(46)-N7)-methyltransferase TrmB — MSWALHRVVCHPADSAWPGFWAPKAACERKVVEIGFGNGDFLLALAQDDPKACFVGIELSITSVTKAARKVLQRGLDNVVLVMGDAAFMLKEAFSPGTFDEAYTNFPCPWPKKRHAKYRLSHGNFPAAVSSALKMQGVLEMTTDSEPFAEEFAQAVSATGAMTVDLFEKNPRRAVRTKYEGKWLAQGRDIYRLRFVKVDDFVLPSESEGGFRMHRILSVKTSPAKAISGTSGGEGAHRYFLGEAFIGDDGTELLQVITVDDGFEQRFYLRFVPKPDGVLVKLDECSQAFRTPAAKAALAAIAEVKIQCADGRFIP, encoded by the coding sequence GTGTCTTGGGCATTGCATCGCGTAGTTTGCCATCCGGCCGATAGCGCATGGCCTGGCTTTTGGGCCCCTAAGGCTGCTTGCGAGAGGAAGGTCGTGGAGATAGGCTTCGGGAACGGGGATTTTCTCCTGGCGTTGGCACAAGATGACCCGAAGGCGTGTTTTGTCGGCATTGAGCTTTCCATCACCTCGGTTACCAAAGCCGCGAGGAAGGTGCTGCAAAGAGGGTTGGACAACGTCGTTTTGGTCATGGGAGACGCGGCCTTCATGCTCAAGGAGGCTTTTTCGCCTGGCACCTTTGATGAAGCCTATACTAACTTCCCCTGCCCGTGGCCCAAGAAGAGACATGCGAAATATCGCCTCTCACACGGAAATTTTCCGGCAGCCGTATCCTCGGCGCTCAAGATGCAAGGGGTGCTTGAGATGACTACCGACTCAGAGCCTTTCGCTGAGGAGTTCGCTCAAGCTGTCTCCGCTACGGGCGCGATGACGGTCGACCTTTTTGAAAAAAATCCGAGACGGGCTGTGCGCACCAAATACGAAGGAAAGTGGCTGGCTCAGGGAAGGGATATATATCGCCTCAGGTTCGTCAAGGTCGACGACTTTGTCCTTCCTTCAGAGAGCGAGGGAGGTTTTCGTATGCATCGAATTTTGAGCGTTAAAACGAGTCCGGCTAAGGCAATTTCCGGCACGAGCGGCGGCGAGGGAGCACATAGATACTTCTTAGGCGAGGCGTTCATCGGCGACGACGGAACGGAGTTGCTTCAAGTTATCACTGTCGATGACGGCTTCGAGCAGAGGTTTTACCTCAGATTTGTGCCCAAACCAGATGGCGTTCTTGTCAAACTGGATGAGTGTTCTCAGGCATTCAGGACTCCAGCGGCTAAGGCAGCGCTTGCCGCTATTGCGGAGGTGAAGATACAGTGCGCGGATGGCCGCTTTATCCCATAG
- a CDS encoding TrmO family methyltransferase domain-containing protein, with amino-acid sequence MRGWPLYPIGHVENAVTKRMDPDRFIGVQSKIVVDEAYVKGLEGLEAGMELLVLFAFHLSAGAPLMVHPRGDVNREKRGVFATCSPNRPNGIGTGHCKLLGRDGNILVVEDLEAMNGSPVIDIKPLDCVRPLREGTSEARTSSRSA; translated from the coding sequence GTGCGCGGATGGCCGCTTTATCCCATAGGACATGTGGAAAACGCGGTTACAAAGAGGATGGACCCCGATCGCTTTATCGGAGTGCAGTCAAAGATAGTGGTGGACGAAGCGTATGTTAAAGGGCTTGAAGGGCTTGAAGCCGGCATGGAGCTTTTGGTCCTTTTTGCCTTTCATCTCTCCGCTGGGGCACCGTTGATGGTGCACCCTCGAGGCGACGTCAATAGGGAGAAGCGCGGAGTTTTTGCGACCTGCTCGCCTAATAGGCCCAACGGCATAGGCACAGGCCATTGTAAGCTCTTGGGGCGCGACGGCAACATCTTGGTCGTAGAGGACTTAGAGGCTATGAACGGGTCGCCCGTGATAGACATTAAGCCCCTCGACTGCGTGCGCCCGTTGCGAGAGGGTACGAGCGAAGCGCGCACTTCGAGTCGGAGCGCATGA
- a CDS encoding RsmD family RNA methyltransferase — protein MKGVRPTSSIVIEAIFNILGPLSDVAFLDLFAGTGRVALEAWSRGARPVVAVELLKRRCEAVKRAGVKPEEGLVLLFMDVRRAIRWLDKRGYSFSVVFADPPYDSSWAIETLKLLASKRGLVRPGGVIMLERSSREIMDGIPECLQLVDERRYGDTVLSTFRFVEED, from the coding sequence ATGAAAGGCGTAAGACCCACATCGTCCATTGTGATAGAAGCGATTTTTAACATATTGGGCCCGCTTTCTGATGTTGCCTTTTTAGACCTCTTCGCCGGTACTGGACGCGTGGCGCTCGAGGCGTGGAGTAGAGGAGCTAGGCCCGTCGTGGCCGTGGAGCTCCTCAAGCGGCGGTGCGAGGCTGTAAAAAGGGCCGGCGTAAAGCCGGAAGAGGGGCTCGTTTTGCTTTTTATGGACGTCCGACGGGCGATTCGATGGCTGGACAAGAGAGGGTATTCCTTCAGTGTAGTCTTTGCCGATCCGCCTTACGATTCATCTTGGGCTATCGAGACGCTTAAACTGCTCGCGTCGAAAAGAGGTCTCGTCCGCCCCGGCGGCGTTATAATGTTGGAGAGGTCGAGCAGGGAGATAATGGACGGCATACCCGAATGCCTTCAACTTGTCGACGAGAGGCGGTACGGCGATACCGTCCTTTCGACGTTTAGATTCGTCGAGGAGGATTGA
- the coaD gene encoding pantetheine-phosphate adenylyltransferase, whose amino-acid sequence MVKAVYPGSFDPITNGHVYIAERAASLFDELVVAILVNLQKKATFTVDERSSMAREALIHLPNVKVKAFDGLLVDFMRQERSRAIIRGLRALSDFEYEFQLAQMNRELAPEIETLFIVTEARYSYLSSSVVKEVFSFGGAIQDMVPPGVYRRLREKFPRF is encoded by the coding sequence TTGGTAAAGGCGGTCTATCCCGGATCTTTCGATCCTATAACGAATGGGCACGTTTATATAGCAGAGAGGGCCGCCTCTCTCTTCGATGAGCTCGTCGTGGCCATCCTCGTAAACCTGCAAAAGAAGGCCACCTTCACCGTCGACGAGCGCTCCTCCATGGCGCGCGAGGCTCTTATTCATCTACCCAACGTAAAGGTCAAGGCTTTCGACGGGCTCCTCGTCGACTTCATGCGCCAAGAGAGAAGCCGCGCCATCATCAGGGGGCTGCGGGCCCTTTCAGACTTCGAATACGAATTCCAGCTGGCTCAGATGAACCGGGAGCTCGCCCCGGAGATCGAGACGCTCTTCATAGTGACGGAAGCCAGATATTCATACCTTTCGAGCAGCGTCGTGAAAGAAGTCTTCAGCTTCGGCGGCGCTATCCAGGATATGGTGCCGCCTGGCGTATACAGGCGGCTGCGCGAGAAGTTCCCTCGTTTTTAG
- a CDS encoding tRNA(Met) cytidine acetate ligase — protein sequence MNLPRVVGIVAEYNPLHNGHAFHLSRAREIVKADAVVVVLSSHFVQRGEPAIADKWERARMALASGANLVLELPTAFSCHNAGVFAAGAIDILASTGIVSHLAFGMENAKDPNVEAIVDILTHETQPFKDALRQMLSQGCSFVESQARAVDSLLPGAFAVMSQSNNILAIAYMKRIREKGYPIEVVPVERIGALYHDIKPGPTASATAVRRSLWHGKWDEVSDSVPPSTMTILRRCAAEGRLFYSWDRLWRMVRTVIIRSEASELKGYAEMKEGLEKRILREAWKCRSFEELISSLACRRYPRGRLQRHLIHILLGVNHWTNRAYQRLGPAYIRLIGADGCGRAILKQMRSTARLPVISRASLPENRYASDMLALERRASEMWELLVDSPDPGRETRSTPVMDP from the coding sequence ATGAACCTCCCTCGCGTGGTAGGAATCGTGGCGGAATACAATCCCCTCCATAACGGCCATGCCTTTCATCTCTCCCGAGCAAGGGAGATCGTAAAAGCGGACGCGGTAGTCGTAGTGCTTTCTTCGCACTTCGTCCAACGGGGAGAACCGGCGATAGCAGACAAGTGGGAACGAGCGCGCATGGCTCTCGCCTCTGGAGCTAATCTCGTCCTGGAGTTGCCCACAGCCTTTTCCTGCCATAACGCAGGCGTCTTCGCGGCAGGAGCGATAGACATTTTGGCTTCCACAGGCATCGTCTCCCACTTAGCATTCGGGATGGAAAACGCAAAAGATCCAAACGTTGAAGCGATCGTAGATATTCTAACTCACGAGACGCAGCCATTCAAGGATGCATTGCGTCAAATGCTATCCCAAGGCTGTTCCTTCGTGGAATCTCAAGCCCGCGCCGTGGATTCGCTCCTCCCTGGTGCATTCGCCGTGATGTCTCAATCGAACAACATCCTGGCCATCGCATACATGAAAAGGATAAGGGAAAAGGGCTATCCCATTGAAGTTGTCCCCGTCGAGCGCATCGGGGCCCTTTACCACGATATTAAACCCGGACCTACGGCCAGCGCCACAGCCGTAAGGCGCTCGCTATGGCATGGTAAATGGGACGAGGTTTCTGATTCGGTCCCTCCGTCGACCATGACAATCCTGCGCCGATGCGCTGCCGAAGGAAGGCTTTTTTATTCCTGGGACAGGCTGTGGCGCATGGTGCGGACTGTAATCATCCGCTCAGAGGCGTCAGAGCTGAAGGGATATGCCGAGATGAAAGAGGGGCTCGAAAAGCGCATCCTAAGGGAGGCGTGGAAGTGTCGCAGCTTCGAGGAGCTGATTTCAAGCCTGGCATGCCGGCGCTATCCCCGGGGGCGATTGCAGCGCCACCTCATCCACATCCTCCTCGGGGTGAATCACTGGACTAACAGAGCTTACCAACGCTTAGGCCCTGCCTACATACGGCTTATAGGGGCTGACGGTTGTGGAAGGGCCATCCTCAAACAGATGCGCTCGACAGCCAGGCTCCCCGTAATAAGCAGGGCATCGCTTCCCGAAAACCGCTATGCCTCTGATATGTTAGCCCTGGAACGCCGGGCGTCTGAAATGTGGGAACTCCTCGTCGATAGCCCAGACCCGGGCCGCGAGACGAGAAGCACGCCCGTCATGGACCCTTGA
- a CDS encoding acetate/propionate family kinase, with product MKVLVLNCGSSSIKYQVFDMRTEEVLAKGLIERVGIEGSRIKHQNMRAEELKQDVSVPNHKVGVKLLLDLLVDETHGVLKSLDEIVAVGHRVVHGGEAFARSVIVSKEVLDAVEDCVPLAPLHNPANLMGIRAMMDTLPNVPQVAVFDTAFHQTMPPHAYMFGLPYRCYKEYKVRRYGFHGTSHYYVANRAAEMLGRPVEDLKIVTCHLGNGSSLTAVDGGKSVDTSLGFGTVPGVIMGTRSGDLDPTAILYIMEQEGLDSKAMSHILHKESGLLGLTGISSDLRDVEAAAESQNERALLAIEMLAYGVRKYIGAYAAAMGGLDAIVFTAGIGENSDVIRAKACEGLAFLGAKLDSNKNKVRGKEAFISTDDSKVAILVVPTNEELVIARDTWALVSDAAR from the coding sequence ATGAAGGTGTTGGTATTGAATTGCGGGAGTTCTTCCATCAAGTATCAGGTTTTTGACATGCGGACAGAAGAGGTGTTGGCAAAGGGGCTCATCGAGCGCGTAGGTATAGAGGGGTCCAGGATCAAACACCAGAACATGAGGGCGGAGGAGCTCAAGCAGGATGTGAGCGTGCCAAACCATAAAGTCGGTGTCAAACTGCTGCTGGACCTGCTCGTCGACGAGACGCATGGCGTGCTGAAGAGCCTGGACGAGATTGTAGCCGTAGGACATCGCGTCGTCCACGGAGGAGAGGCCTTTGCGAGGTCGGTAATCGTGAGCAAGGAGGTTTTGGACGCTGTGGAGGACTGCGTGCCTTTGGCCCCCCTCCATAATCCGGCCAACCTCATGGGGATAAGGGCTATGATGGATACGCTGCCGAATGTGCCACAAGTGGCAGTATTCGATACGGCATTCCATCAAACAATGCCGCCTCATGCCTATATGTTTGGTCTGCCTTACCGCTGCTACAAGGAGTACAAGGTGAGGCGTTACGGCTTCCACGGCACCAGCCATTATTATGTGGCCAACAGGGCTGCCGAAATGCTCGGGCGGCCGGTGGAGGATTTGAAGATCGTCACATGTCATTTGGGCAACGGCAGTTCTCTGACGGCTGTTGACGGAGGCAAGTCGGTAGACACCTCTTTGGGCTTCGGCACCGTCCCGGGTGTCATTATGGGGACGAGGTCCGGCGATTTGGACCCGACTGCGATCCTGTACATCATGGAGCAGGAAGGACTTGACTCCAAAGCCATGAGCCATATCCTCCACAAGGAGAGCGGTCTCTTGGGCCTCACCGGCATAAGCAGCGATTTGAGGGATGTGGAAGCGGCAGCTGAGTCTCAAAACGAACGGGCCCTCTTGGCCATTGAGATGCTGGCTTACGGGGTGCGGAAATACATAGGGGCCTATGCTGCGGCGATGGGCGGGCTCGATGCGATCGTCTTCACGGCCGGCATAGGTGAGAACTCGGATGTCATACGCGCCAAGGCGTGCGAGGGTTTGGCCTTTTTGGGCGCCAAGCTGGATTCGAATAAAAACAAGGTGCGCGGAAAGGAAGCCTTTATCAGCACTGACGATTCAAAGGTCGCCATCCTGGTGGTTCCCACAAATGAAGAACTGGTGATCGCTCGCGACACCTGGGCTTTGGTCTCCGATGCCGCTCGATAA
- the acpS gene encoding holo-ACP synthase, with amino-acid sequence MGVDICSISRIERALTRDGFLKKAFVPEEIEYARRKRRPAVHLASAFAAREALAKASGLGLAKMGLREAWVRRDEVGGPRICLSPALEEEFAKKGIRKIWLSISHEGDFAVAVVVLED; translated from the coding sequence ATAGGCGTTGACATCTGTTCTATTTCCCGCATCGAGAGGGCGCTGACAAGAGACGGTTTCCTTAAAAAAGCCTTTGTGCCCGAGGAGATCGAGTACGCTCGCCGTAAACGCCGTCCTGCTGTGCATCTTGCGTCGGCCTTCGCAGCGCGCGAGGCGCTTGCCAAAGCTTCAGGCTTGGGCCTTGCCAAGATGGGACTTCGTGAGGCTTGGGTGAGAAGGGATGAGGTAGGTGGTCCTCGAATTTGCCTTTCGCCCGCTCTCGAAGAGGAGTTCGCCAAAAAGGGGATTCGTAAAATTTGGCTAAGTATAAGCCACGAAGGCGATTTTGCCGTCGCTGTGGTGGTATTGGAGGATTAG
- a CDS encoding NAD(P)H-hydrate dehydratase, with protein sequence MIGLYSAEAARACDEQAASLLGFSGAVMMENAGRNATDALLEEFPGIDEVCIFAGPGNNGGDGFVIARHLLVRGIRSTVILAFPEERSKGDAALNLAIARRCGIPILSSREMSDEAISEIVSRSDLVVDALLGTGSSGPPRGEIGRLIRLTPKARRVAAVDIPSGIDASTGAVAAEAVWADLTITMLIPKVGLFVMPGADYAGKVSVVDIGVPLESLSLPAAEVNAIERLDAARMLPPRPMNMHKGDRGCVAIVGGSSIYKGAPLLAALGALRGGAGIALLVLPEEISMPLAAALPEAIILPAPSREGGLAQEAWEGVIVPWSKRIDALVIGPGMGRGKEAMALVRRVWDEWRGPMVVDADALYCLSQSGELHRRDDVMLTPHEAEAARLLESDASSVGNARLAAVKALAERYGPALLKGPRTLICDGRQTAVILEGHQALSVPGSGDVLSGLVGAFMAMGLSPYEAGVVGAHIHGRVGTILYEEGGFDGHLAREIADHIPRVVEELRYV encoded by the coding sequence ATGATCGGACTCTATAGCGCTGAAGCAGCGAGGGCCTGTGACGAGCAGGCCGCAAGTCTCCTCGGTTTTTCTGGCGCGGTGATGATGGAAAATGCCGGAAGGAACGCTACGGATGCGCTTTTGGAGGAATTCCCCGGTATCGACGAGGTGTGCATTTTTGCCGGACCTGGAAATAACGGCGGCGACGGATTCGTAATAGCGCGTCACCTCCTCGTTCGAGGCATACGTTCCACCGTTATTTTAGCTTTCCCAGAAGAGCGATCTAAAGGCGATGCGGCGCTGAACCTCGCCATAGCAAGGCGATGCGGGATTCCGATTTTATCCTCTCGTGAAATGTCCGACGAGGCAATAAGCGAGATCGTGTCCAGATCCGACCTCGTAGTTGACGCCCTGCTTGGCACGGGAAGTTCCGGACCACCGAGGGGCGAAATTGGGCGATTGATACGTCTGACGCCCAAAGCCAGGCGCGTAGCTGCCGTGGACATACCGAGCGGCATAGACGCGTCAACTGGGGCTGTGGCGGCTGAGGCGGTGTGGGCAGATCTCACAATTACCATGCTAATTCCAAAGGTGGGGCTTTTCGTGATGCCGGGGGCGGATTACGCAGGCAAGGTCTCAGTGGTAGATATAGGAGTTCCGCTCGAATCCTTGTCGCTGCCGGCTGCCGAGGTCAATGCCATAGAAAGGCTCGATGCTGCGCGCATGCTTCCTCCTCGTCCCATGAATATGCATAAGGGAGACAGAGGTTGCGTGGCGATAGTCGGCGGTTCGTCCATCTATAAGGGAGCCCCGCTGCTGGCCGCGCTGGGCGCCCTCAGGGGCGGAGCGGGGATAGCGTTATTGGTGCTCCCGGAGGAGATTTCTATGCCGCTGGCTGCCGCGCTGCCGGAAGCCATCATCTTGCCTGCACCGTCTCGCGAGGGCGGTTTGGCTCAAGAGGCGTGGGAGGGCGTTATAGTTCCGTGGTCTAAGAGGATAGATGCTCTCGTAATAGGTCCCGGCATGGGACGCGGCAAAGAGGCGATGGCCTTGGTGAGGCGCGTCTGGGATGAATGGAGAGGCCCGATGGTGGTCGATGCCGATGCTCTGTATTGCTTGAGTCAATCCGGAGAATTGCATCGCAGAGACGACGTGATGCTTACGCCTCACGAGGCTGAAGCCGCGAGATTGTTGGAGAGCGATGCGTCATCCGTTGGCAATGCCCGCCTTGCTGCGGTCAAGGCGCTCGCCGAGCGATACGGGCCCGCACTGTTGAAGGGTCCTCGCACGCTGATCTGCGATGGCCGACAGACAGCGGTGATTTTAGAAGGTCATCAGGCGCTATCCGTTCCGGGGTCCGGCGACGTGTTGAGCGGCCTGGTCGGCGCCTTCATGGCAATGGGGCTTTCTCCTTATGAAGCCGGCGTCGTCGGTGCTCACATCCACGGCAGGGTCGGAACTATTTTGTACGAAGAGGGCGGATTCGACGGCCACTTGGCCAGGGAGATAGCGGACCATATCCCACGGGTCGTTGAGGAGCTGCGCTATGTATAA
- the tsaE gene encoding tRNA (adenosine(37)-N6)-threonylcarbamoyltransferase complex ATPase subunit type 1 TsaE, which translates to MGVAPEGMTPFHFVSHSEVETIFMGTHIGAVLYPGLAVLLEGELGTGKTTLVRGMAESLGISGVRSPSFTIINEYEGRERVAHVDLFRLSSDEVEMLGLEEYLDGGYILLVEWPAPALKERLSEYWSVTIEFLPQEGECARRISIYACGERACEALRNACERLCKVTKRQWR; encoded by the coding sequence ATGGGGGTAGCTCCTGAAGGGATGACGCCTTTTCATTTCGTCTCGCACTCAGAGGTCGAGACGATTTTTATGGGTACGCATATCGGCGCGGTGCTGTATCCGGGATTGGCGGTGTTATTGGAAGGAGAGCTCGGCACTGGCAAGACGACGTTAGTCCGCGGCATGGCGGAGAGCCTCGGTATTTCGGGCGTGCGAAGCCCGTCTTTTACGATAATCAACGAATACGAAGGCAGAGAGCGCGTTGCTCACGTCGATCTCTTTCGCCTGAGCTCAGATGAGGTGGAAATGCTCGGGTTGGAGGAATATCTCGACGGAGGGTATATTTTGCTCGTGGAATGGCCCGCACCGGCTCTGAAGGAACGCCTCTCGGAATATTGGAGTGTGACGATCGAGTTTCTCCCACAAGAGGGCGAGTGCGCGAGGAGGATATCAATATATGCCTGCGGCGAGAGAGCCTGTGAAGCTCTAAGAAACGCTTGTGAGCGCCTTTGTAAGGTGACGAAACGACAATGGCGTTAG
- the tsaB gene encoding tRNA (adenosine(37)-N6)-threonylcarbamoyltransferase complex dimerization subunit type 1 TsaB, with translation MALVLGIDCSTLWTCVGCVQGGSLLGEINVNLGRKEASSLPLLVQNLLRSVDKGFLDIDLISVTTGPGYFTGLRVGVSYACALAEGLGVSVVSVSSLEAIAFDLLEEGALVVPVIWARGKYAYAAAYTMKEGEVEAVISPVSLLFDTLEKSVKNVDRSKRIAWVGDDLARFPAPAVGERLLNRHGCRGSSVALIGERRRDLALSPDAVRILYLREPQIGPTKE, from the coding sequence ATGGCGTTAGTGCTTGGCATAGATTGTTCTACTCTATGGACTTGTGTGGGCTGCGTTCAGGGTGGCTCCCTTTTGGGCGAGATCAATGTGAACCTGGGCAGGAAAGAGGCTTCCTCCCTTCCGCTGCTCGTTCAAAACCTCTTGAGGTCGGTCGACAAAGGGTTTTTAGACATAGATCTGATATCCGTCACCACTGGCCCCGGATATTTCACGGGTCTCAGAGTTGGCGTGTCTTACGCTTGTGCGCTGGCGGAGGGATTGGGCGTCTCCGTCGTTTCGGTCTCGTCGCTCGAGGCCATAGCCTTTGATCTTTTGGAGGAGGGAGCCCTGGTCGTCCCGGTAATTTGGGCCAGGGGGAAATATGCGTACGCCGCGGCTTACACCATGAAAGAAGGGGAGGTGGAAGCCGTTATATCTCCTGTCTCCCTGTTGTTTGATACATTAGAAAAAAGCGTGAAAAATGTTGATCGTAGTAAAAGAATCGCGTGGGTAGGGGATGATTTAGCGAGGTTTCCAGCGCCCGCGGTCGGGGAGCGCCTCTTAAATCGTCACGGGTGCAGGGGAAGCAGCGTGGCGCTAATAGGAGAAAGGAGACGAGATCTTGCACTCTCTCCTGATGCTGTGCGCATCCTTTATCTGAGAGAACCTCAAATTGGACCGACGAAAGAATAG
- a CDS encoding 4Fe-4S dicluster domain-containing protein, with the protein MARKFSVTINTAWCKGCGLCVAICPKSVLELNEHIKAEPVRMEDCIGCHQCDYSCPDLAITVTKEGSD; encoded by the coding sequence GTGGCGAGGAAGTTTTCTGTGACCATCAATACTGCCTGGTGCAAGGGGTGTGGCCTCTGTGTTGCGATCTGTCCCAAGTCCGTCCTGGAGCTTAACGAGCACATCAAGGCAGAGCCAGTGCGAATGGAAGATTGTATAGGATGTCACCAGTGTGACTATTCGTGTCCGGACCTGGCCATCACGGTGACAAAAGAGGGGAGTGATTGA